A region from the Oncorhynchus keta strain PuntledgeMale-10-30-2019 chromosome 5, Oket_V2, whole genome shotgun sequence genome encodes:
- the LOC127930108 gene encoding LOW QUALITY PROTEIN: WAP, Kazal, immunoglobulin, Kunitz and NTR domain-containing protein 2-like (The sequence of the model RefSeq protein was modified relative to this genomic sequence to represent the inferred CDS: inserted 1 base in 1 codon) has translation MWWMLFPRWIWFLFGQCYVLLLIIDSCVRVKAMPMSMPNKVVYSHAGMCPNEMNPNLWVDAMSTCMRECELDRDCENFEKCCNNVCGNKSCVAARYMDIKGKKGPVGMPKGVKCDKFMCTQQGSECDIWEGQPVCKCRDRCEREPHFTCASDGMTYYNKCYMDAEACSKGISISVVTCRYHLTWPNTSPLPMETTLRPTTALLETTPPADIHPPMMLSNPTQQAVFVGETASFLCEVSGKPSPEVTWEKQLEGKENTVMRPNHVQGNVVVTNIGQLVIYNAQQQDAGIYTCTAKNLGGAVTSHYPLSVIQRDTGRKEGEVGNATNXIPIPAEECLKGPDSDDCGEESISWYYEVKRNNCFTFTYSQCNKNRNHFDSYETCMLSCGAELSAPCSLPSLQGPCKAYEPRWAYSSTLKQCQSFIWGGCGGNENNFESKEACEEMCPFPKNHNCKMCKPRGKMVTSFCKSDFIILGRVTELPEEQDSGHALITVEEILKDEKMGLKFFGQEPLEVTLMNMDWNCPCPNITMANGQLIIMGDVHNGMAVLQPDSFVGSSTARRVRKLREVIHKKTCDFLKEFPTNQ, from the exons ATGTGGTGGATGTTGTTTCCTCGATGGATCTGGTTTCTCTTTGGACAGTGCTACGTCTTGCTCCTGATCATAGACAGCTGTGTGAGGGTGAAAGCGATGCCAATGTCCATGCCCAACAAAGTGGTGTACTCTCACGCGGGCATGTGCCCCAACGAGATGAACCCCAACCTGTGGGTGGACGCCATGAGCACCTGTATGCGCGAGTGCGAGTTGGACCGG GACTGTGAAAACTTTGAGAAATGCTGCAACAACGTGTGTGGGAACAAGAGCTGTGTGGCGGCACGCTACATGGACATTAAGGGCAAGAAGGGGCCGGTTGGCATGCCAAAAGGGGTCAAGTGTGACAAGTTCATGTGTACGCAGCAGGGCTCCGAGTGTGACATCTGGGAGGGCCAGCCCGTGTGTAAGTGCCGGGACCGCTGTGAGAGAGAGCCCCACTTCACATGTGCCTCAGACGGTATGACCTACTACAACAAGTGTTACATGGATGCAGAGGCCTGCTCCAAGGGCATCTCTATCTCTGTGGTCACCTGCAG GTACCACCTCACCTGGCCAAACACCAGCCCGTTGCCCATGGAGACCACCCTGCGGCCAACCACTGCCCTCCTGGAGACCACCCCCCCGGCTGACATCCATCCTCCAATGATGCTCAGCAACCCCACTCAGCAGGCTGTGTTCGTGGGTGAGACAGCCAGCTTCCTGTGCGAAGTGTCAGGTAAGCCCAGTCCGGAGGTGACCTGGGAGAAGCAGCTGGAGGGCAAGGAGAACACAGTGATGAGGCCCAATCACGTGCAGGGGAACGTAGTGGTCACCAACATCGGCCAGCTGGTCATCTACAATGCCCAGCAACAGGACGCCGGCATCTACACCTGCACGGCCAAGAACCTGGGGGGGGCTGTGACCTCCCACTACCCACTGTCGGTGATCCAGAGAGACACGGGCCGGAAGGAGGGTGAGGTAGGGAATGCCACCA CCATTCCCATTCCCGCCGAAGAGTGCCTGAAGGGGCCGGACAGTGACGACTGTGGGGAGGAGAGCATAAGCTGGTACTACGAAGTCAAGAGAAACAATTGCTTCACCTTCACCTACAGCCAGTGCAACAAGAACCGCAACCACTTTGACAGCTACGAGACATGCATGTTGTCATGCGGGGCAGAGCTGTCggctccctgctctctccccagcCTGCAGGGACCCTGTAAGGCCTACGAGCCCCGctgggcctacagcagcaccctCAAACAGTGCCAGTCCTTCATCTGGGGCGGCTGTGGaggcaatgaaaacaactttgaATCCAAAGAGGCCTGCGAGGAGATGTGTCCTTTTCCGAAGAACCATAACTGTAAGATGTGTAAACCGCGGGGCAAGATGGTGACCAGCTTCTGCAAGAGCGACTTCATCATCCTGGGGCGCGTGACAGAGTTGCCTGAAGAACAGGACTCGGGCCACGCCCTGATCACCGTGGAGGAGATCCTAAAGGACGAGAAAATGGGCCTCAAGTTCTTCGGCCAGGAACCCTTGGAGGTGACCTTGATGAACATGGACTGGAACTGCCCGTGCCCCAACATCACCATGGCCAACGGGCAGCTCATCATCATGGGAGACGTCCACAACGGCATGGCCGTGCTGCAGCCCGACAGCTTCGTGGGGAGCTCCACCGCACGCAGGGTCAGGAAGCTCCGAGAGGTCATTCACAAGAAGACCTGTGATTTTCTCAAAGAGTTCCCAACAAACCAGTAG